The Pygocentrus nattereri isolate fPygNat1 chromosome 2, fPygNat1.pri, whole genome shotgun sequence genome has a window encoding:
- the LOC119261846 gene encoding histone H3, which translates to MARTKQTARKSTGGKAPRKQLATKAARKSAPATGGVKKPHRYRPGTVALREIRRYQKSTELLIRKLPFQRLVREIAQDFKTDLRFQSSAVMALQEASEAYLVGLFEDTNLCAIHAKRVTIMPKDIQLARRIRGERA; encoded by the coding sequence ATGGCGAGAACCAAGCAGACCGCCCGTAAGTCCACCGGTGGTAAAGCCCCGAGGAAGCAGCTGGCTACCAAGGCTGCCCGGAAGAGCGCTCCGGCCACCGGCGGCGTCAAGAAGCCTCACCGTTACAGGCCCGGTACCGTGGCTCTCCGCGAGATCCGCCGCTACCAGAAGTCCACAGAGCTGCTGATCCGCAAGCTGCCCTTCCAGCGCCTGGTGCGGGAGATCGCTCAGGACTTCAAGACCGATCTCCGCTTCCAGAGCTCTGCCGTCATGGCCCTGCAGGAGGCCAGCGAGGCTTACTTGGTGGGTCTCTTCGAGGACACGAACCTGTGCGCCATCCACGCCAAGAGAGTCACCATCATGCCTAAAGACATCCAGCTGGCCCGCCGTATCCGCGGAGAGCGCGCTTAG
- the LOC119261854 gene encoding histone H2A-like translates to MSGRGKTGGKARAKAKTRSSRAGLQFPVGRVHRLLRKGNYAERVGAGAPVYLAAVLEYLTAEILELAGNAARDNKKTRIIPRHLQLAVRNDEELNKLLGGVTIAQGGVLPNIQAVLLPKKTEKPAKTK, encoded by the coding sequence ATGAGTGGAAGAGGAAAGACCGGTGGTAAAGCCAGGGCGAAGGCCAAGACTCGCTCCTCCCGTGCTGGGCTGCAGTTCCCTGTTGGTCGTGTACACAGGCTTCTGCGTAAAGGTAACTATGCCGAGCGCGTTGGCGCCGGTGCTCCCGTCTACTTGGCCGCCGTGCTGGAGTATCTGACCGCTGAGATCCTGGAGTTGGCCGGTAACGCCGCTCGTGACAACAAGAAGACCCGTATCATTCCTCGTCACTTGCAGTTGGCCGTTCGTAACGACGAGGAGCTCAACAAACTGCTCGGAGGAGTGACCATCGCTCAGGGTGGCGTTCTGCCCAATATCCAGGCCGTTCTGCTTCCCAAGAAGACTGAGAAGCCTGCCAAGACCAAGTAA